The window AGAGGTCCTCCTTTGTCAAGTTGACGGTTTGTAAAAAAGCCACAGGTCTTTGATTGGAATATATTAACTCTAGTGTGCAAAACGCTCGATGGCAAGTATAAAAATGTCTCACTTCATCTGCCCAGCGTAGAATACATCCATGCAGGTCACGGCAGGTGAATTCCACTGAGAGGCGGTATCGAAAGGATGAAAAACTGTCTTGTACGTGGCGTCATCCTGGAACGATTTATAAGTCCTTTGAGGGAGACTCTATCGATACAGAGCAAGGCCTGAGTTTAGAGTTCGTTGCCAATTGCACTGCATTATTCACCGCGTAAGTAAGTCGCTGGCTTATGCCCCAGGGCTCTCCAGGTTCCAACCAGCCCCAAAAATACTGTTAGGGCAACTCCGGTCAAAATTGTCGTGATAATTGTTCCCGGATGCAGGGTAAAAGAGATCTTCATCAAGCCTTCCAGGATCCCCATGGCCGCCAGGCTGCCGACGATCGCGCTGATGCCGCCGGCAATTAAGCCAAGAAACAGAAACTCCGCTGCAAATGCGCCCAGAATATCAAAGCGGGTGGCCCCGCAGACCTTGAAAATAACGGCATCGTGAATACGCCGGTGCTGGTCTGCCGAAACAGCTCCAGCCAGAACCAGGAATCCTATTAACACTGCAAGACCTGCCATGCTGCGAAAGGCCGTGCCGATACGTTCGAGTGTTTGAGATACGTTTTTAAGGAGCTCGCGGGTGCTGATGGCAGAGACATTCGGGAATTGTTTAGTAACTTCGGCGAAGGCGGCTTCTTCATGCTCTGCTGGAACATGAATCGAGGCGATGTTTGTCTGTGGTGCGTTTTCCAGGACTCCGGGCGAGAAGAGCAATGCGAAATTCAAGTCGAGTGTCGACCAGTCGACTTCTCTTAAGCTGCTTATCCTGGCTGTAACATCTCGGCCCAGAACATTGATCGTCAGCGTGTCGCCTATGCCGACCCCAAACCCTTTCGCGAGATCCGCCGTAATGGAGACCAGGGGTTCTCCCGCATAGTCACTTGGCCACCACTCTCCGGCAACGACCTTTATGTCCGGTGCCTTCTCCTTTGCGTAACTTAAGAACCTGTCGCCACGAACGGCCCAGCGTACTTCCTTGGCAACTTTTGCCATTGTCACCGGCTTGCCCGCAATAGCTGTTATGCGCCCGCGCAAAGTCGGATAACGTTCAAACTTGGTGAGCCCAGGCAGGTTGCGAGCTGTCTCTTCGAAGCTCTCAACCTGGTGTGACTGCAGGTCCAGGAAGAAGAAGGAGGGGGCTTCATTGGGAACCGTTTCATTGATCTTGTCGTCGAGGTTGGCTTGGACCAGCGTGACGGTGACCAGGGCGGTTAAGCCGAGGCCCAATGAAAATAGCGCACTTCCTGCCGGTGAGCCGCGCCGGTGGATGTTGCCCAGTCCGAGCCGCAGAGAGGGATTTGTTGGCTTGGGGATCAGGTGCGTCAGTTTAACAACAGTTGTTGAGGCGAAGCGGAAAATGACGAAGCAGAGGCTCGCCCCGGAGATAAACCAGAAGGCCAGTCTTTGATCACTGCTGGTCAGGATAGCCAATGCGGCCAGTATCATTGACGAGATGATGATTGACACTTTAACAACTGTTCCGGGGTTGCGATTGCTGGACTCGCTGTATCCTCGAAACAACACTGAGGGTGAGACCAGCCTGGCCAGACCTAAAGATTTTAAAGAGAAAATCAATGCGATCAGAAGACCGAATAGTGCCGCTACGACCAACACTTGCCAATGAATGCCAGGGGCCACGGGGACGGGTAGATGAGTGCCGATAAGTTGTTTCAAAACATAGGGAAGGGTAGCGCCGGCAGCGAGGCCGGCTGTTGAACCAAGGAGCCCCAGGAAAAGAATTTGCAGCAAGTAGGCAGTAAAGATCAACTTGCCCGGAGCCCCCAGGCATTTCATTGTTGCAATATGTGTGATTTTGCCATCCAGGTAGCCGCGAACCGCACCGGAGACACCGAGACCGCCAACCAGCAGTGAGCAAAGCCCGATCAGGGTCATGTTCAAATTCATGCGGTCGAGAAAAAAGGTCACCCGGGGTGCTGCCTCGCGCCAGCTTCGAACACGCCAGCCCGCTTCAGGAAAGCGGTCCTGCATCTCAACTTTTAATTGGTCAACTGTTTCACGGTTCGGCAACCGCAGCCGGTATGCGTGATAAATCAGGCTGCCGGGTTGGATCAGGCCTGTAGCTTCGAGTCCCTCGAGGCTGATCATGAAGCGTGGGCCAAGGTTGAAAGCGCGCACTGTGCGGTCCGGCTCTGTTGTGATGATCCCCTTTATTTTAAAAACCGCGTTGCCGACTTTGACCTTGTCACCAATCTTCTTGTCCAGGCGGGAGAGCATAGGCGCTTCTACCAAGGCCCCAAACTCATCACGACTGTCGAGTTCATGATGAATGTTCAGTTGTGGGGTGCTCGTGATCTTGCCGTAGAGAGGATAGTCGGAGTCGACCGCTTTCAACTCTGCAAGGACACGCTTGTCGTTATGTATGTCGACGACCATGGTCCTCATGGTGGCTACATGCGAAAGCTGGCCCTGATCTGTAAGAAAACTGATCCCCTCGGTCGGAAGTTCGCGATGAGCCAAACGGATTTCCAGGTCGCCTCCCAAAAGGGCGCTGGCGTCTGCCAGCAGGCCCGCTTTGGCTGACTCAGTAAAAGAACCGATTGCGCTGATTGCAAAAACCCCAAGGAAAAGGCAGGTCAGGAAGACGCCAAAGCCGCGCAATCCACCACGGAGTTCTCGACGGACCAGGCGGATGGCCTGGGTTATGGTGCTCGTTGAGTTCAAGAGTCAGCCCCATTCTCTTCACGTAGACAGCCGTCGATCATTCTCACGGACCGCTCGCAACGTGAGGCAAGAATCTCGTCGTGGGTGACCAGAACCAGAGTTGTGCCATGCTCTTGTTGCAGGTCAAAAAGGAGGTTCATGACAATCTGTCCGGTTTCGCGATCGAGATTGCCGGTGGGCTCATCAGCAAGGAGGAGGGCGGGTTTAACAACAAAGGCCCGGGCCAGAGCAACGCGTTGCTGTTCTCCGCCGGAGAGTTCGCCGGGATAATGATCGATTCTGTCGCTCAGGCCAGTCTTTGTCAGTGCTTCTTCTGCTTGTTCTTCAGGATTCTTGCAGCCGGAAAATTCTAGGGGCAAGGAAACATTCTCTAGAGCCGTCATGGTGGGAATGAGATGAAATGACTGGAAAACAATGCCGACATGCTCGCGGCGGAACCTCGCCAGGCCGTCTTCACCGATGGTGGTCAGGTCAACTCCTGCGACCTGAACCTGCCCTGAGGTCGGTTTCTCCAGACCTGAAAGCGCCATTAGCAGGGTTGTCTTGCCCGCTCCAGAAGGGCCGAGCACGCTCACGGTTTCGCCTTTGGTTATGCTAAGGTTGACTCCGCGCAGGATGTTGACCTCTCCGGCACCGCCGACTAGACTGAGATGAAGATCCACGATATTAACCAGGGGCTCTGACATGCATTTATCCTTTTTGCTCAAGTTGGTTTTGTTCACCATTTTGACAGTATCATCGTCATTTGCCAACTCTACGGCTACAAATAGTGTCGTTATCCTGGTTCTCGGCGATAGCCTGACCGCTGGCTATGGCCTTGCGCGAGATGAATCTTTTCCGCGGCAGCTTGAAAATAGTCTGGCGACTTCAGGATATCCCGTAACTGTCATCAACGCCGGAGTCTCGGGCGATACCTCAGCTGGCGGTCTTGCCAGACTTGAGTGGGCCCTGGCAGTCAATCCTCAGGTCGTACTCGTTGAGCTAGGTGCAAACGATGCCTTACGTGGTCTTGACCCAACACAAACCTACGACAACCTTGATCAAATCCTCGCCCGCCTCAAGAAAGCCAGCTGTCGCATCGTCCTTGCCGGTATGCGGGCTCCCAGGAACCTGGGTCTTGACTATACTCTCGAGTTTGATCAGATCTATCCCGATCTTGCTGAGCGTCACGATCTTTATTTTTATCCATTTTTTCTAGACGGCGTCGCAACTGATCCCGGACTGAACCAGGCTGACGGCATACATCCTAACGCAGAAGGTGTTCGCGTCGTTGTAAAGGGTATTCAACCGCTTGTTGTTAAAGCTATTGAGGAGGTTGTGGCCACAAAAGAACGGTTGGAATGAAAATTGCTATTTTGCATATATGGTTTATTGAATTACGCGAAAATCGAGGTCAATAATTATGCAAGAATGCCAACATCTGAACAACTGTGAGTTTGTCCTGCGCTATGTGGCCCAAGTCAAGCCACACTGGGATGACTTTGTAAGTCTCTATTGTTGCGGGTCTTTTCAGGAGAACTGTAAACGGCTAGAGTATTTTAAGGCGCACGGAATGCTTCCTGATTCAGTGCTGATGCCAACGGGCCAGCGCGTTCCACAGAACTTGGAGAATGAATAGCGCACGGTGATTGACCGCCTTTCTGGTGTGAAAAGACGAAAGGGTTACGGGGTTTTAACGCGTTTCGTGATTGCCCTCCGTCGCTACCGAAGGTACGCCTCCGTGACATAACGTCTCATCATAGCGTGCGTGTTGAAATAATACGCATTCTTGCCAATCGCATTTTTCAGGACCTTGGTCCATTCTTGACGATTATTGTAGTAGAGCGGAATAATCGTCTCCTCGAGCTTTTTGTAGAGATCCTGAACGTCTTCGTCAGAATGGTTGACTTCTGTACTTGTTTCCGTTGGTGGCGGTCCGATAGACCACCCTGTGACGCCTTCAATATGCCCTTCAATCCACCATCCATCAAGAACGCTGAAGTTGGGCACACCGTTTAACGCTGCTTTCATGCCACTGGTGCCAGAGGCCTCAAGTGGCCGTAACGGGTTGTTCAGCCAGAGATCAACGCCCGGTATCAAACGGCTTGCGACGTCCATGTTGTAATTCGGCAGATAAACAATCTTGAGTTTATCTCCGAAAAACTCTGCCTGCTGGCAGATCTCCTGAATCATCTGTTTGCCATAATCGTCCTTCGGGTGGGCCTTTCCACCGAAAACCAGCTGCAGTTTGCCCTCGCCAATTTTGAGGAGTCGGTCCCGATCGGTAAAGATCATGTTGGCGCGTTTGTAAGCGGTTGCCCTGCGAGCAAAGCCAATCGTGAGAACATCAAGGTCCAGTTTTGCTCCTGTGGTCTCTTCGATCCATTGAAAGAGGTAGGCCTTGGCTCCGGCATGGGCGTCTTGAATCTCATCATCAGGGATAAGGTCGACCCTGACCAGCAACTCCGGTTCGTTTGCCCAGCCGGGCAGGTACTTGTCATAAAGGTGTATCAAGTATGGAGAGGCCCATGTGAAAGGGTGAATACCGTTGGTGATCGAGTGGATTTCAAAGCCGGGGAACATGGTTTGAGAAACCTCACCATGCTTTTTGGCGACCCCATTAACGAAATGTGACAGGTTTAAGGCCAGGAGCGTCATGTTGAACTCGTGTTCGCCACCGAGCTTTTTCAGGAGGTCAATAGGGACAACATCCCCCATGACCTGAGAGACCAAGTCATAGGAAAAGCGATCATGTCCTGACTCGACGGGTGTGTGGGTGGTGAAAACACAATTTTCCTGAACGCTTCGGATGTGTTGTAAATAGTCTTCTTCCAAAGAACCTTCAACGGTAAGGTGAGGGTGGTTGAGTAACACCAATGTAAGCAAGCTGGCGTGCCCTTCGTTCAGATGGTATTTGCGGACCCGGAAGCCGAGGACCTGCAGCAGCCTAGCGCCGCCGATGCCGAGAACGATCTCCTGTTTCAGTCGATAAGCTTTATCGCCACCATAGAGATAGTCGGTGATCTCCCGGTCCTCAGGCTGGTTCCCCTGGATATCTGTGTCGAGAAAGAGGACAGGCACTTCACCGCCTGTAGGGCTTTTGACTCGGTACAGCCAGGCCTGAACCTTGACATCTCGATCTTCTATTGTTACCAAGGTTTTGACAGGCAACAGTTCAAGTAAATCCTCAGGTCTCCAGTCAACGGCGCTTTCCTGTTGCCAGCCGTCGTCAGTGAAGGTTTGCAGAAAGTACCCTTTGCGGCTGATCAAGGTCACTGCCACGAACGGTAATTTCAGATCTGCTGCGCTCCTGATGGTATCTCCTGCGAGAACTCCCAGGCCACCGCTGTAGGTTGGAATCTCTGTCATCAAGCCTATTTCCATGGAGAAATAGGCTATGCGTGAGGTTTCTGTGTAGTGTCTCCAGTCCTTCATCGCTTGCCTTGGATCGCGTCTAGTAAAACAACGATCGCTATTTTTTAAGCGGACGGAAATTTATAAATCCAAAAGGGACTGATTGTTAGGATAGAATAACATACTGGCGATGGTTTTTATGGTTACACCCGTCAAAATTTGCGAGTGGAATTGTTGAGTAAAAACTTGCAAAATTATGCAATTTGTGGAAATAAATAGCTTTTTAAGCTCTTGTGTTAAATGACTTTTTTCGGGGGATGGCCGATCCATGTACGAATCATTTTTTTCTTTAAAAGAAAAACCTTTTGCTCTAACCCCGAATCCTCGCTTTCTATTCCTGAGCAAAACCCACAATGAGGTTTACGCTCACCTGATTTATGGTATCGAAAGTCGAGCCGGCTTCGTAGAGGTGACCGGTGAGGTTGGGACCGGAAAAACCACCATCCTGCGGACTCTGCTTTCACATCTGGACGAAAGTAAATATCGGGTTGCTTTCATATTCAATCCTAAATTGACGGCTTTTGAGCTCTTGCGCAACATCAACCGCGAATTCGGTGTCGATGATGATGGCGCCAGTAACCCTGACCTGATCCACGCTCTGAATGCATTCCTCCTTGCAGAGAATGAAGCTGGCCGGACTCCAATCCTGGTCATTGATGAAGCGCAGAACCTTTCAGGAGAGGTGTTGGAGCAGATCCGCCTGCTTTCGAATCTCGAGACTGAGGATGACAAGCTGATCCAGGTCATCCTTGTTGGACAGCCTGAACTCCGCCACCATCTGAGCGATCACAGCCTGCGCCAGTTGAATCAGCGCATCGCCGTGCGTTACCAACTGCGTCCACTCAATCGTGAAGAGACGGCTTCGTATATCTTGCATCGTCTCAATATTGCAGGTCGTCCTGATGGCAGCCTGTTTTCTGCCGCAGCGTTGAAGAAGGTCTTTGCATGCTCTGGCGGTATCCCCCGACGGGTGAATCTGATCTGTGATCGTTCTCTGCTGACTGCCTATTCCGAAGAGCGCGGCATCATTTCTGCCCGTGATGTTAATCAGGCCGTTAAAGAACTGGCCGGAATGGGGGAGGGGGCTCAAAGTAACTTTGAGATGCCGTGGAAGGTCATCGCTTTTGCTGCTGCGGCCATGCTGGTTATGTTGGTTGGCTTTCTTCAGGTTTCTTCTTACGTCATCAATTCTGAAGAAGCTCTTGTGCAAGCCGAACCCGCTCCGATCCTTGAAAAGAATACGGCTCAAAAGGCCGAGTCTGCTCTGCTCATTGATCAGAAAGCCGCACAAAATGCCGAGCCAGGGCCGGAAATCTCCGAAGCCCAGGAAGCTTCACTTCAATCTCACCCCGATAGTTTGATCGCCTCCTGTAATGCTCTACTCGCACTTTGGGATATCTCTCCTCTAGCGAGTGGCATTTCCTCAGAGGGGTTTGATTTTGATCAGCAATTCAGCCTTCGCGGCTTTCGAATTGCTCGCCTCGCCGGTGATTTCGAAACGCTGAGTAAGTTCAACGTCCCTCTGCTTGTGCCGTTACCAGAAGAGAGAGGCGGTGGTTATCTTGCTGTCCTTGGCCAGACGTCTGTGGGATTGTGGTCAATTGCACCTGCTTACCAGGGACGTGAGACTTTAAGTACCTCAGAGCTGAACAATCTTGGACTGCAGATGGCATTGGTCCCCTGGATTGATTTTGCCTCGATAGGCTATGTGGCCGTTCCCGGTGCAAAGGGCGAAAATGTTCGCAGGTTGCAATATTTGCTTGGACTGACAGGTTGCTCGGGAGTCTCAAGCAGTGGCCGTTTTGACCCTTCCAGTATTAAATGCGTCAAAGGTTTCCAGCGTCAGAATGGATTGATTGTTGATGGATTGGTTGGGCCACGCACCTTGATTCTTCTTTACCAGGCAGCCGGCTCCTACAAGATGCCCCGTCTTTCTTGAGGTTTGTGAGAAATAAAACTGATGAGTTCCATCCTTAAAGCACTACGGAAAATAGAAGAAGAAAAACGGGTTGCCAGTCATGCTGCACCGGACCTGAGGATGGACCAGGGTCTGGCTGAGCCTAAACCAAGACCTTTACTGCCTTTAATTGCCGGAGTTGCGCTTGGCTCTGTATGTGTCGGGTTCTTTTTTCTTTGGTCTTCATCAAGTTTTACTGAAGTAGCGTCACAACCTCAACGACAACTACAAGCAGATGCCCAGGTGCTTGTGGTTGGAAGTAACCAGGCAGAGCAACCTGTCATCGTCCTTGAAGAGAAGAGCCCGGTGACGCCCCTATCAGCTTCTCCTGCGCCTGTTGTACGAGAGAAAACCCCTGAGATAGTTGTAGAAACCAGCAAGGTTCCAGAAATCATATTGCCTGCGGAGCCGGTGCCTGCGTTTTTCAACACGCCTGAACCGATAAAAACCTTAGAGCCTCCGATTGCGTTTGAAGCACAAGCCAAAGCCAAAGCTCCAAAGGTTGTGAAAGAGGCACCGAAAGAGAGTATGACCTCCACCAGTGCTTCAAAGCCTGAGTCGTTACCAGTCAAAGCTCGCCCCTTACCCGTTGGTGCGTCACTCAAAGTCACAGAGGTTTTCTACCAGGATGATCCTGCCAACAGCATGGCTGTCGTTAATGACCTGCCGGTGATGATCGGTACCTTTGTTGATTCTGCCGTCGTGCTGGAAATTCGCTCGGACAAGGTTGTTTTTAAGATTGGCGACGACTCTTACGATGTCCCTGTAACACCCCCACAGTAACTTCTAGAAGCCTTTCAGGGTCCCCATGAACTGGCTGCAAATTCGTTTTATCCTAACTTTCCATAGAGTCGAATAATCCCCATCTGACTGTAGAATATTCTACCTTTTTCTTGTGTTGATTTACTCGCATATTGCAAACGAGTCGCAGTATTGGATACTTAGCGATGTGGCACGCAATATGAATTATTTTTATAAGAACTTTTTTATTAAGGGATTATTTATGCTTCGTAAAAGAATATTGGTTAAGAGCGTTTTGGCTAACTTGGCATTCTTTGTCGGACTTTTTTTGTCGCTCAGCTCTTTACATGCGGCAACTCTTGATCAGTTGGTTCTGGAGGCTTTGACTCATAATCCTGACCTGGCTGCAGCAAAAGCGCGTTGGCAGCAAGCCTCACACAAAGCTCCCCAGGTAGGAAGCCTGATGGATCCGGTTCTTTCTTTTGCATTTTCCAACTATCCACATGACGACTTATCTAGTGATACTGCACCAATGACCGGCAACGAAGTGAAGTTGGCACAGGCTTTTCCCTTTCCCGGCAAGCTGGACGGTCGCTCTGCCATTGCCAATGAACAAGCCAACTGGTTCGAGTCTGTTTATCGCGATCAGCATTTTCAGATTGCACGCATGGTCAAGGACGCCTGGTACCGCCTCTACCTTAAAGGCCGTATCATAGCCGTCACTGAGCGCAATTTGGCCCTGGTCGATGATATTATTCGTTTGACCGAAGTTCGCTATGAGACAGGTTCCGGTTTACAGCAGGATGTTCTCAAGGCACAGGTACAAAGATCCCAACTTATGGAGCGGTTGATGTCTTTACGTCAGCAGCAGATAGCAGTCCAATCTGAGCTGAACAGTCTTCTAAACAGACCTTCTGACAGCACTTTTGACGTCCCGGAAGAGCTCGAATTGGTAGACGCTGACGTCAGCCTTGATGCCTTGCAGGTCGCTGGTGTAGAAAATCGCCCTATGACGACAGCTTACCAGTCTTTGCTCAAGCGCTATCGGCAGCAGGGCAAACTGGCTAAACTCAACGATTACCCCGACATGACTCTTTGGACAAGCTGGCGCTTCCGTGATGACGACTTGCCTGATGGAGGCACCGACTTTGTCAGCGCCGGGATCAGCGTGACTCTGCCTGTTTACCGTGAAAAAAGACGCGCCGAGAAAGCTGAAGCACTTGCAGGTTTGAGGATGGCCGAAAAACAGGCCGAGTCTTTCCAGAATAGTGTTGAGGAAAAAATCCGCACGGCCTACAGCCGCATGGAAGAAACACAACAACAGACCAAACTCTATAGTGAAGGGATTATTCCCCAGACCAGCCAGAGTTTGCAGTCAGCCTTGAGCTCTTACCAGGTTGGCAAGGTGCCTTTTGTTAGTTTGCTTGGCGCCTTGATGACGACCTATCAGGCAGAAATGGAATATTATCGCGTCAGCACGGAATATATGCGGAGTCTGGCCTGGCTGGAAGCAGAGACGACCTTACCGCTTATCGGTCAACCTCTGTCGCGCGCACAAGAGAGCTCATCTGACTTGAACAAATAAGCTTCACACACTGGAGCACGAGGACAACATGAGGATAAAAAAGACTTCAATTTTAATCGTCGCCTTGGTCATGGTCATTACCGGTCTTGCCCTGAGTC of the Deltaproteobacteria bacterium IMCC39524 genome contains:
- a CDS encoding ABC transporter permease; translated protein: MNSTSTITQAIRLVRRELRGGLRGFGVFLTCLFLGVFAISAIGSFTESAKAGLLADASALLGGDLEIRLAHRELPTEGISFLTDQGQLSHVATMRTMVVDIHNDKRVLAELKAVDSDYPLYGKITSTPQLNIHHELDSRDEFGALVEAPMLSRLDKKIGDKVKVGNAVFKIKGIITTEPDRTVRAFNLGPRFMISLEGLEATGLIQPGSLIYHAYRLRLPNRETVDQLKVEMQDRFPEAGWRVRSWREAAPRVTFFLDRMNLNMTLIGLCSLLVGGLGVSGAVRGYLDGKITHIATMKCLGAPGKLIFTAYLLQILFLGLLGSTAGLAAGATLPYVLKQLIGTHLPVPVAPGIHWQVLVVAALFGLLIALIFSLKSLGLARLVSPSVLFRGYSESSNRNPGTVVKVSIIISSMILAALAILTSSDQRLAFWFISGASLCFVIFRFASTTVVKLTHLIPKPTNPSLRLGLGNIHRRGSPAGSALFSLGLGLTALVTVTLVQANLDDKINETVPNEAPSFFFLDLQSHQVESFEETARNLPGLTKFERYPTLRGRITAIAGKPVTMAKVAKEVRWAVRGDRFLSYAKEKAPDIKVVAGEWWPSDYAGEPLVSITADLAKGFGVGIGDTLTINVLGRDVTARISSLREVDWSTLDLNFALLFSPGVLENAPQTNIASIHVPAEHEEAAFAEVTKQFPNVSAISTRELLKNVSQTLERIGTAFRSMAGLAVLIGFLVLAGAVSADQHRRIHDAVIFKVCGATRFDILGAFAAEFLFLGLIAGGISAIVGSLAAMGILEGLMKISFTLHPGTIITTILTGVALTVFLGLVGTWRALGHKPATYLRGE
- a CDS encoding ABC transporter ATP-binding protein, producing MSEPLVNIVDLHLSLVGGAGEVNILRGVNLSITKGETVSVLGPSGAGKTTLLMALSGLEKPTSGQVQVAGVDLTTIGEDGLARFRREHVGIVFQSFHLIPTMTALENVSLPLEFSGCKNPEEQAEEALTKTGLSDRIDHYPGELSGGEQQRVALARAFVVKPALLLADEPTGNLDRETGQIVMNLLFDLQQEHGTTLVLVTHDEILASRCERSVRMIDGCLREENGADS
- a CDS encoding arylesterase, with the translated sequence MHLSFLLKLVLFTILTVSSSFANSTATNSVVILVLGDSLTAGYGLARDESFPRQLENSLATSGYPVTVINAGVSGDTSAGGLARLEWALAVNPQVVLVELGANDALRGLDPTQTYDNLDQILARLKKASCRIVLAGMRAPRNLGLDYTLEFDQIYPDLAERHDLYFYPFFLDGVATDPGLNQADGIHPNAEGVRVVVKGIQPLVVKAIEEVVATKERLE
- the glgP gene encoding alpha-glucan family phosphorylase; the protein is MKDWRHYTETSRIAYFSMEIGLMTEIPTYSGGLGVLAGDTIRSAADLKLPFVAVTLISRKGYFLQTFTDDGWQQESAVDWRPEDLLELLPVKTLVTIEDRDVKVQAWLYRVKSPTGGEVPVLFLDTDIQGNQPEDREITDYLYGGDKAYRLKQEIVLGIGGARLLQVLGFRVRKYHLNEGHASLLTLVLLNHPHLTVEGSLEEDYLQHIRSVQENCVFTTHTPVESGHDRFSYDLVSQVMGDVVPIDLLKKLGGEHEFNMTLLALNLSHFVNGVAKKHGEVSQTMFPGFEIHSITNGIHPFTWASPYLIHLYDKYLPGWANEPELLVRVDLIPDDEIQDAHAGAKAYLFQWIEETTGAKLDLDVLTIGFARRATAYKRANMIFTDRDRLLKIGEGKLQLVFGGKAHPKDDYGKQMIQEICQQAEFFGDKLKIVYLPNYNMDVASRLIPGVDLWLNNPLRPLEASGTSGMKAALNGVPNFSVLDGWWIEGHIEGVTGWSIGPPPTETSTEVNHSDEDVQDLYKKLEETIIPLYYNNRQEWTKVLKNAIGKNAYYFNTHAMMRRYVTEAYLR
- a CDS encoding AAA family ATPase translates to MYESFFSLKEKPFALTPNPRFLFLSKTHNEVYAHLIYGIESRAGFVEVTGEVGTGKTTILRTLLSHLDESKYRVAFIFNPKLTAFELLRNINREFGVDDDGASNPDLIHALNAFLLAENEAGRTPILVIDEAQNLSGEVLEQIRLLSNLETEDDKLIQVILVGQPELRHHLSDHSLRQLNQRIAVRYQLRPLNREETASYILHRLNIAGRPDGSLFSAAALKKVFACSGGIPRRVNLICDRSLLTAYSEERGIISARDVNQAVKELAGMGEGAQSNFEMPWKVIAFAAAAMLVMLVGFLQVSSYVINSEEALVQAEPAPILEKNTAQKAESALLIDQKAAQNAEPGPEISEAQEASLQSHPDSLIASCNALLALWDISPLASGISSEGFDFDQQFSLRGFRIARLAGDFETLSKFNVPLLVPLPEERGGGYLAVLGQTSVGLWSIAPAYQGRETLSTSELNNLGLQMALVPWIDFASIGYVAVPGAKGENVRRLQYLLGLTGCSGVSSSGRFDPSSIKCVKGFQRQNGLIVDGLVGPRTLILLYQAAGSYKMPRLS
- a CDS encoding TolC family protein codes for the protein MLRKRILVKSVLANLAFFVGLFLSLSSLHAATLDQLVLEALTHNPDLAAAKARWQQASHKAPQVGSLMDPVLSFAFSNYPHDDLSSDTAPMTGNEVKLAQAFPFPGKLDGRSAIANEQANWFESVYRDQHFQIARMVKDAWYRLYLKGRIIAVTERNLALVDDIIRLTEVRYETGSGLQQDVLKAQVQRSQLMERLMSLRQQQIAVQSELNSLLNRPSDSTFDVPEELELVDADVSLDALQVAGVENRPMTTAYQSLLKRYRQQGKLAKLNDYPDMTLWTSWRFRDDDLPDGGTDFVSAGISVTLPVYREKRRAEKAEALAGLRMAEKQAESFQNSVEEKIRTAYSRMEETQQQTKLYSEGIIPQTSQSLQSALSSYQVGKVPFVSLLGALMTTYQAEMEYYRVSTEYMRSLAWLEAETTLPLIGQPLSRAQESSSDLNK